The following are encoded in a window of Osmia bicornis bicornis chromosome 15, iOsmBic2.1, whole genome shotgun sequence genomic DNA:
- the LOC114882836 gene encoding protein O-mannosyl-transferase 2 encodes MKNATNSESIHKIKNEHLYKQQSNKETQKRTDLSWWLLFGIIIILTAGTRFYKVAEPQHVCWDETHFGKMGSWYINRTFFFDVHPPLGKMLIALSGYLTGYDGTFPFEKPGDKFENVKYIGMRIFCTCLGASIVPLSYLIVWDLTKSVKAAVFSALFILFDVGLLTLNQYILLDPILLCFMMCATWGMAHTGSLRDEPFTWKWWGWLSFTGISLACTISVKFVGLFVVLLVGLYTAFELWRELGDLTKPITYVAKHLLARCICLILLPILLYMLFFYIHLTVLNKSGSGDGFYSSEFQSLLEGNSLYNATMPRQLAYGATITLKNHRTGGGYLHSHWHLYPEGVGARQQQITTYSHKDDNNLWLVKKFDTDDIPPEPVLVRHGDLIRLEHVITRRNLHSHKEIAPISKKHYQVTGYGENGTGDANDVWKIMIINGKDGDVIETVTSKLKFVHYLHHCVLTCSGKTLPKWAYSQQEVSCNPNMRDKNALWNIEDNNYAKLPNVSFQVYAPGFLDRFFESHAVMLQGNSDLKVKEGEVSSRPWQWPINYRGQFFSGSDLRIYLLGNPIIWWSNIVFLILFIILYIHACVRQQRGCVESPAVLEQRNRIVNAGKWLFIGWILHYAPFWAMSRVLYFHHYFPALLYSSMLTGITLNYVIDSLLILFPNRIGNVFYHTIVGTVISSTVYSFYLFSPLAYGMVGSSSSDPDNPMHSLRWMDTWEF; translated from the exons ATGAAGAATGCAACTAATTCAGAAAGTAttcacaaaataaaaaatgaacattTATACAAGCAGCAATCAAATAAAGAAACACAGAAAAGGACAGATTT AAGTTGGTGGCTACTATTTGgaattattataatactaACAGCAGGAACAAGATTTTATAAAGTTGCAGAGCCCCAGCATGTTTG TTGGGATGAGACTCATTTTGGTAAGATGGGAAGTTGGTACATAAATAGAACATTCTTTTTTGATGTTCATCCTCCACTTGGAAAG ATGTTAATAGCATTATCTGGATATTTAACTGGATATGATGGAACATTTCCCTTTGAGAAACCAGGggataaatttgaaaatgttaaatatattGGTATGAGAATA TTTTGTACGTGTTTAGGTGCATCTATTGTCCCTTTATCTTATCTCATTGTATGGGACTTGACAAAATCTGTTAAGGCAGCTGTATTTTCTGCATTATTTATCTTGTTTG ATGTGGGGCTACTGACATTGAACCAATATATTTTATTGGATCCCATACTCTTATGCTTCATGATGTGTGCAACTTGGGGAATGGCGCATACTGGTTCACTTCGTGATGAACCATTCACGTGGAAATGGTGGGGTTGGTTATCATTCACAGGAATATCACTTGCATGTACAATTAGTGTAAAATTTGTTGGTTTATTTGTCGTACTTTTGGTTGGACTGTATACCGCTTTTGAATTATGGAGAGAATTAGGAGATCTTACAAAACCTATT ACGTATGTAGCGAAGCATTTATTAGCGCGATGTATTTGTCTGATTTTATTACCGATATTGTTAtacatgttatttttttacatCCATCTTactgttttaaataaaag TGGAAGTGGAGATGGATTTTATAGTTCTGAATTCCAGTCCTTATTAGAAGGAAATTCATTGTACAATGCAACCATGCCACGGCAATTGGCTTATGGGGCTACAATTACGTTAAAAAATCACCGTACTGGTGGTGGATATTTACATTCTCACTGGCATCTTTATCCTGAGGGTGTTGGAGCTAGACAGCAACAA atCACAACTTATTCGCATAAAGATGATAATAATTTATGGTTggtaaaaaaatttgatactGACGATATTCCACCGGAACCAGTATTAGTAAGACACGGTGATCTCATACGCTTAGAGCATGTTATTACACGACGTAATTTACATTCACATAAGGAAATTGCGCCTATTTCTAAGAAACACTATCAAGTTACTGGATACGGTGAG AATGGTACTGGCGATGCCAATGATGTATGGAAAATCATGATAATAAACGGTAAAGATGGTGATGTGATCGAAACGGTAACAAGTAAATTAAAGTTTGTGCACTATCTACATCATTGCGTTCTAACGTGTAGCGGCAAAACATTGCCTAAATG GGCATACAGTCAGCAAGAAGTCTCTTGTAACCCAAACATGAGAGATAAAAATGCGCTATGGAACATTGAAGATAATAACTATGCAAAGT TACCAAACGTTAGTTTCCAAGTATATGCGCCAGGATTTTTGGATAGATTTTTCGAGTCGCATGCAGTCATGTTGCAAGGAAATTCAGATTTGAAAGTAAAGGAAGGAGAAGTATCGTCGCGCCCTTGGCAGTGGCCCATTAATTATAGG GGTCAATTTTTTTCTGGCAGTGATTTAAGAATATATTTACTCGGTAATCCGATTATATGGTGGAGTAATATCGTATTcttaatactttttattatattatatattcatgCATGTGTACGGCAACAACGTGGTTGCGTGGAAAGTCCTGCTGTCCTTGAACAAAGGAATAGGATAGTAAATGCAGGAAAGTGGCTCTTCATTGGCTGGATATTGCATTATGCACCATTTTGGGCAATGAGTAGAGTCTTATATTTCCATCATTATTTCCCAGCTTTATTGTATAGTTCAATGTTAACTGGAATAACTCTGAATTATGTTATCGACAgtttacttattttatttccaaataGAATTGGAAATGTTTTTTATCATACAATAGTGGGTACTGTTATTTCAAGTACTGTATATAG tttttacttattttctCCATTGGCTTATGGTATGGTAGGTTCCTCTTCGTCAGACCCTGACAATCCAATGCATTCTCTAAGATGGATGGATACTTGGGAATTTTAA
- the LOC114882835 gene encoding probable ATP-dependent RNA helicase spindle-E, with the protein MDYLNLFNANATFKRKILPGPSSRRQLPKDMSLLDAKLNVNIKHIGRGTDYVKEYVQKEEDELLESASYYNGNNQNNLELISQGTAAVQDTNIEETMKIYSTYDFAYRPKPGLTINANKNQITSMIDTNSVVVIQGPTGCGKTTQVPQFILDSCYKKKLHCNIIVTQPRRLAAISIAKRVSQEREWPVGSLVGYQVGLINHTSKDTRLTYCTTGVLLHKLINAKNMLEYTHVVLDEVHERDQDMDFLLLLVRKLLRTNSRSVKVILMSATFEVDRFAKYFSSPVGNKLAPAPIVDIAKKSYFNITSYYLCQMDGLGPLPQVSATEPSVSIKMLEFCVNLIKVLDDVDLKADDANYDPETNTYERHVILIFLPGIHEIEEMHNILSLPKHEKAKWDIVILHSSITTEEQQRIFIKPPRGYRRIILSTNIAESSVTVPDVKYVMDFCLTKQLIIDPKTNFQCLELKWASKVNCEQRAGRTGRVMDGRVYRLVPEAFYETVLPREASPEMLRSPLESLVLKAKLLDMGEPKAILALSLDPPDLSNLERTILLLKEAGALLNKVDEIQHLDGELTDLGRIMANLPVNINLAKLMMLGHVFSVLKDTIIIAASLTVKDLFSSPFQQKLLAYDARLNWSANSCSDCVAFMTVYKVWISEKANRRINSDAAEKKWAWRNYVQIRVLREVKALVTELTMRLEKMGIQESVGLNKVVWKETERPFVLKIAIAGAFYPNYFLKHNPEGQLSEYNGTKMLGGLDPSKTVYLQGWPLRQPGLLYARRIQGIFADNLVCSAEKIKVSFDSSSRVYVQFVNDEVAKTQYNMTKRISPFVYKAVRMRQCNIPIEIPVLYEDVAEQQAEEMNLVRKSYFTCENFVKDKNKPVLPSIRVSRIPIVMQHLKDPGRFWVQMYDSSIKYKLNAINSTIYKKHNLEALTEAPETGTIVIAPYEQNNCKSYFRAVVEGHVTSPEILVQLFFIDYGYSSECRLCDLRRLRDDSDIADIPALAMECVLTHVRPSIARTLSDEWSEAASSLFWVLVNKPGRLHGNIYSIVNCVISLELIHVNEEGEETNINQCLIDKGFAIRKEEDYFSRFNHDLRIQHEDMVDQQCYHYEKLQYDQDFMPSIYPEPPSFNNCRSTVALRGPFSPLEIELTHLTMAGRDKRIKMAVNSVNSVLLDTDPEDVFQRLLVAGSVSQNANGTNLTLFNTTLMPRLPGLTALMVLIFTPYMELRRNSFGTYYIGALCGLGSEPNTKRSIFPEHDIELQFDAEITIDDLQLINRLRHWMNIGIQINQHYESSDNMEEMIICQNRIKDALLKLIEKQRKPRTSELINHFDKWNLYDESLLLQPSKQYMVKNNIYRLHSALDLEETNELQELTEHVKHLRSLTIEDPRKPENTEIHCKLCKVTIVDIFDLRGHLYSKQHRQNEETLGIKV; encoded by the exons ATGgattatttaaatctttttaatGCAAACGCtacatttaaaagaaaaatactgcCAGGACCATCGAGTCGGAGGCAGTTACCAAAAGATATGTCCTTATTAGATGCAAAATTAAACGTAAATATAAAGCATATAGGGAGAGGAACAGATTATGTAAAGGAATATGTACAAAAAGAGGAAGATGAACTTTTGGAG TCAGCAAGCTACTATAATGGAAATAATCAGAACAACCTAGAACTTATATCACAAGGTACAGCAGCTGTGCAAGATACAAATATTGAAGAAACAATGAAGATTTATTCCACTTATGATTTTGCTTACCGCCCAAAGCCTGGTTTAACAATTAATGctaataaaaatcaaataacaTCTATGATTGATACAAATTCAGTAGTAGTGATTCAAGGTCCAACTGGTTGTGGTAAAACTACACAGGTGCCACAATTTATTCTAGATTCCTGTTATAAAAAGAAGCTTCACTGCAACATCATAG TCACACAGCCTAGAAGACTTGCTGCTATAAGCATTGCAAAACGTGTTAGTCAGGAAAGAGAGTGGCCAGTAGGTAGTCTTGTTGGATATCAAGTGGGTTTGATAAATCACACCAGTAAAGATACACGTTTGACATATTGTACAACTGGTGTTCTTCtacataaattaataaatgcaaaaaatATGTTAGAATATACCCATGTGGTACTTGATGAAGTTCATGAAAGAGATCAAGATATGGattttctacttcttcttgTTCGAAAATTATTACGCACGAATTCACGTTCGGTGAAAGTAATTCTGATGTCTGCCACATTTGAAGTAGACAGATTTGCCAAATATTTTTCCTCACCTGTAGGAAACAAACTTGCACCTGCACCTATTGTTGATATCGCTaaaaaaagttattttaatattacttcTTATTACCTTTGCCAAATGGATGGATTAGGGCCG TTGCCTCAAGTTTCTGCTACTGAACCAAGTGTTTCAATCAAAATGTTGGAGTTTTGTGTTAATCTAATAAAAGTTCTTGACGACGTGGATCTGAAAGCTGATGATGCGAATTATGATCCAGAAACAAATACTTATGAAAGACACGTGATCCTGATATTTTTACCAGGTATCCACGAAATCGAAGAAATGCATAATATATTATCATTGCCGAAACATGAAAAAGCTAAAtgggatatagtaatattgcaTTCATCAATTACAACTGAAGAACAGCAacgaatttttataaaacctCCTCGTGGTTACCGTCGTATTATTTTATCTACAAACATTGCTGAGAGTAGTGTTACGGTGCCTGATGTAAAATATGTAATGGATTTCTGTTTAACGAAACAACTTATCATCGATCCAAAAACGAATTTTCAATGCTTAGAATTAAAATGGGCAAGCAAGGTAAATTGTGAACAGAGAGCGGGTCGTACAGGTCGAGTAATGGATGGAAGAGTATACAGATTGGTACCAGAAGCATTTTATGAAACCGTATTGCCACGAGAAGCGTCTCCTGAAATGTTACGTTCACCGTTGGAATCTTTAGTCCTAAAAGCGAAGTTGTTAGATATGGGAGAACCCAAAGCAATTTTAGCGCTTTCTCTTGATCCACCCGATCTTAGTAATTTAGAAAGGACAATATTACTATTGAAAGAAGCAGGCGCATTGCTTAACAAAGTCGACGAAATTCAACACCTTGATGGAGAACTAACAGATCTTGGTCGAATCATGGCGAATTTGCCAGTGAACATTAATCTGGCAAAATTAATGATGTTGGGTCATGTCTTCAGCGTTTTGAAAGATACGATCATTATTGCAGCTAGTCTAACTGTAAAAGATCTATTTAGCAGTCCCTTTCAACAGAAATTACTGGCATACGACGCTAGACTCAATTGGTCTGCTAATTCTTGCAGCGATTGCGTCGCATTTATGACTGTTTATAAAGTATGGATCAGCGAAAAAGCAAATCGTCGAATAAACAGCGATGCCGCGGAAAAGAAATGGGCATGGAGAAATTATGTACAGATAAGAGTATTGCGTGAAGTCAAAGCGCTTGTTACAGAATTAACTATGAGATTAGAAAAGATGGGAATCCAAGAAAGTGTCGGACTCAACAAAGTTGTTTGGAAAGAAACAGAAAGGCCGTTCGTTTTGAAGATTGCAATTGCTGGTGCATTTTATCCGAACTATTTTCTAAAACATAATCCTGAGGGACAGTTAAGCGAATATAATGGAACAAAAATGTTAGGTGGTTTAGATCCATCGAAAACAGTATATTTACAAGGTTGGCCATTAAGACAACCTGGGCTTTTATATGCTCGTAGAATTCAAGGTATATTCGCAGATAACTTAGTGTGCTCTGCTGAAAAGATCAAGGTATCTTTTGATTCATCCAGTCGAGTATATGTTCAATTTGTTAATGATGAAGTGGCTAAAACTCAATACAATATGACAAAGAGAATATCTCCTTTTGTTTACAAAGCTGTCAGGATGAGGCAGTGTAATATTCCTATAGAAATACCTGTTTTATACGAGGATGTAGCCGAGCAGCAAGCGGAAGAAATGAACTTAGTTAGAAAATCATATTTTACATGTGAAAATTTTgtcaaagataaaaataaacctGTATTGCCGAGTATACGAGTGTCTCGAATTCCAATAGTGATGCAGCAT ctAAAGGATCCTGGTCGTTTCTGGGTACAGATGTATGATTCTTCGATAAAGTATAAACTAAATGCTATAAACTCAACAATCTACAAAAAGCATAATTTAGAAGCACTCACGGAAGCTCCAGAAACCGGCACGATTGTGATTGCACCATATGAACAAAATAATTGCAAATCATATTTTCGGGCGGTAGTTGAAGGACATGTAACATCACCAGAAATATTGGtccaattatttttcattgattaTGGTTACTCGAGTGAATGTCGATTATGTGATTTGAGACGTCTAAGAGACGATAGCGACATTGCTGATATTCCGGCACTGGCCATGGAATGTGTGTTAACCCATGTTCGGCCATCCATAGCGCGTACATTAAGTGACGAGTGGTCAGAAGCTGCATCCAGTCTCTTCTGGGTATTAGTTAACAAACCAGGTCGACTACATGGTAACATTTATTCCATTGTTAATTGCGTTATTTCATTGGAACTTATACATGTGaacgaagaaggagaagaaactAATATCAATCAGTGTCTCATTGACAAGGGATTTGcaataagaaaagaagaagactACTTTTCACGTTTCAATCATGATCTAAGAATTCAACACGAAGATATGGTGGACCAACAATGTTATCACTatgaaaaattacaatacGATCAAGATTTCATGCCATCGATTTATCCGGAACCACcttcatttaataattgtcGTTCAACGGTGGCTTTACGGGGTCCATTTTCACCGCTAGAAATTGAATTAACTCATCTTACTATGGCTGGTAGAGATAAAAGAATAAAGATGGCTGTAAATTCTGTAAACTCTGTCCTTTTGGACACTGATCCGGAGGACGTCTTCCAGCGACTTTTAGTAGCTGGGTCTGTGTCACAAAATGCAAATGGCACTAATTTGACATTGTTTAATACAACACTAATGCCACGACTTCCTGGATTGACTGCTCTGATGGTATTAATTTTCACACCGTACATGGAATTGCGACGAAACAGTTTCGGAACTTACTACATTGGTGCATTATGCGGATTAGGGTCTGAACCAAATACCAAAAGAAGTATTTTTCCAGAACACGATATAGAGCTTCAATTTGATGCTGAAATTACCATTGATGATCTACAACTT ATAAATAGACTGCGTCATTGGATGAACATTGGAATACAAATTAACCAGCATTATGAAAGCAGTGATAATATGGAAGAAATGATTATCTGTCAAAACAGAATTAAAGATGCATTACTGAAATTAATTGAGAAACAAAGGAAACCACGAACTTCCGAATTAATCAATCATTTTGATAAATGGAACTTGTACGACGAATCTCTGCTTCTTCAACCTAGTAAGCAATATATGGTCAAGAATAACATTTATAGATTACATAGTGCATTGGACTTGGAAGAAACGAATGAACTACAAGAACTTACGGAACACGTGAAACATTTACGATCATTAacaattga GGATCCCAGAAAGCCTGAAAATACTGAAATTCATTGTAAATTATGCAAAGTTACGATAGTTGATATTTTTGATCTTCGTGGACATTTGTACTCTAAGCAACACAGACAGAACGAGGAAACGTTAGGAATTAAAGTTTAA
- the LOC114882843 gene encoding protein enabled homolog, protein MPAVIVGPPQRSEQMWQALKAHITRERQRKKQEQEADAEEERQRKERERQQKQDVMTLGETREQISNLENELSQLKDEKHQLFLQLKKVLNEDDNRRRQLIKETSVCSEVLTAVGGYPGTGPRVVHPQLFLPLPRSSSPLYKVAVGAPTHTLLPTGPLKRTHSPSPPPPASPYHAGYGYKPTPIPSYNPPPSKSEEAARRSGDSRAVLWNKNNQYSASNFYSTPTGQSVYSYSAPSSQQSREPEPAKSVYLSGNRTLSTHQTAYVTSLHSLDHKGAYGEDKFYLRPSSHVTVHGGAIPIQQPPQGAKTGGITSGYPVRAPQPPPAPYPPPPPGTYVSASGANVPGRLLYTQPGARYLQREV, encoded by the exons atgccAGCAGTAATTGTAGGCCCTCCTCAACGGAGTGAACAAATGTGGCAAGCATTAAAAGCTCACATTACAAGAGAAAGACAACGAAAGAAACAAG AACAAGAAGCagatgcagaagaagaacggcaaagaaaagaaagagagcgACAACAGAAACAAGATGTAATGACTTTAGGTGAAACCAGAGAACAGATTTCAAATCTTGAGAATGAACTGTCACAgttgaaagatgaaaaacATCAGTTATTTTTACAATTGAAAAAAGTTTTAAACGAAGATGATAACAGAAGACggcaattaattaaagaaacaag TGTTTGCTCTGAAGTTTTAACAGCAGTAGGAGGATATCCTGGAACAGGTCCCAGAGTAGTTCATCCACAGTTATTCCTTCCACTACCAAGAAGTAGTAGTCCACTTTATAAAGTTGCTGTTGGTGCACCAACACACACTTTATTACCAACT GGACCATTAAAAAGAACGCATAGTCCttcaccaccaccaccagcTTCTCCATACCATGCTGGCTATGGGTACAAACCAACACCAATTCCAAGTTATAATCCTCCACCTTCCA AATCTGAGGAAGCAGCTAGGAGATCTGGCGATTCCCGAGCTGTTCTCTGGAACA AAAATAATCAGTATTCTGCATCCAATTTTTACTCGACCCCTACTGGTCAAAGTGTGTATAGTTACTCTGCGCCGAGTTCGCAACAGTCTCGAGAACCCGAACCTGCGAAATCTGTATACCTTTCGGGTAACAGAACATTGTCAACGCATCAGACAG CTTATGTGACAAGTTTACATTCATTGGATCATAAAGGTGCCTATGGAgaagataaattttatttgcggCCAAGTAGCCATGTTACTGTTCATGGTGGGGCTATTCCGATTCAACAACCGCCACAG GGTGCAAAAACCGGAGGAATTACATCAGGATATCCGGTGAGAGCACCGCAACCACCACCTGCTCCATACCCACCCCCACCGCCAGGTACGTATGTTAGCGCATCCGGTGCTAACGTTCCTGGCCGATTGTTATACACTCAGCCCGGTGCGCGTTATCTTCAGAGagaagtataa
- the LOC114882838 gene encoding transmembrane protein 8B, whose protein sequence is MRDSVAVFTLSWILFAIQPGLCGKLERIAQQPNNVLDDYHAYRHISIVHFNIPDSTVRVAFKFTVKEEKTGGIGKCAAKNVSLFLKSGSLPFVRPDGSKIAARLMKGRRGYYSLDMESNGDEYRIEIEAPSPGDWYAIAFRSWSDPDNGKITQQGLGASCDTVLDAELLVESALVVLPMDPKGEHKVHMNKSIDSAVMQLFMPDEFVDSSLLLKSSCGEECKIVVHVTADDHLAGTILNSTNASVFFKPYSDALHYVTLRLLSGESSDVVLQLIDDTPLDSSQVITVDLMRRSLPDFFLFDYEHLKENSTKPSAFNLTADTLSVLSFEIGRVYDVGGTLTVGFKLVEEKEKKNVVVAVCISLGYYSNITAGGGCSRMGNTTAADIYVNSTGPSTLNAPFPEPGVWHITLKAFCLEENCLCIKSCINETACEDCDCMGPCDARVESRISSSPCIEGRCNSRGKCMHYMSGGFVFAACHCTGAYRGFDCADDAYVLSNSDIIVRVLLLTFSNLAFIGSIYVAVRREYFTEAIVYAAVMFFSTFYHACEAGEDVYSMCIMRLSVLQFCDFFNALLSIWVTLVAMASFGPKLTAFCQITGAVVLAMSAEMDRTALWVFLLPAVSGFALIGFSWGLRCRRRGTVRYPLRPYRSIYFPAGLLLVSLGLVCYAFLQTRKNYYIVHSLWHVCVAIGVVLLLPKRQYMK, encoded by the exons ATGCGAGACAGCGTAGCGGTCTTTACACTATCATGGATCCTTTTTGCGATACAACCAGGACTATGCGGCAAACTGGAGCGTATTGCTCAACAACCGAACAACGTCCTCGACGATTACCATGCCTACCGTCATATTTCGATCGTCCACTTCAATATACCGGACTCCACTGTCAGGGTTGCGTTCAA GTTCACtgtaaaagaagagaaaactGGAGGAATAGGTAAATGCGCGGCAAAGAACGTCTCTCTGTTTCTAAAATCCGGTAGCCTGCCGTTTGTCCGGCCGGATGGATCGAAGATAGCGGCGAGGCTGATGAAAGGAAGACGCGGGTATTATTCCTTGGATATGGAAAGCAACGGTGATGAATATAGGATTGAAATTGAAGCGCCTTCGCCGGGTGATTGGTACGCCATTGCTTTTCGATCCTGGAGCGATCCTGACAATGGAAAAATCACTCAGCAAG GTCTCGGTGCGTCCTGCGACACGGTGCTAGATGCTGAACTACTCGTGGAGTCTGCCTTAGTAGTATTACCGATGGATCCGAAAGGAGAGCACAAGGTGCACATGAACAAAAGCATAGATTCCGCGGTGATGCAGCTGTTCATGCCCGACGAATTCGTAGATTCCAGTCTCCTCTTGAAATCCAGCTGCGGAGAAGAATGTAAAATAGTGGTACACGTGACTGCCGATGATCATCTCGCGGGAACTATCCTGAATTCAACGAATGCCAGCGTGTTCTTTAAGCCTTACTCGGACGCCCTTCACTACGTTACCCTTCGTTTGCTCTCTGGAGAATCGTCAGACGTGGTCCTACAATTGATCGATGATACACCTCTTGATTCGAGTCAAGTGATCACGGTGGACTTGATGAGGAGATCCTTGCCAGATTTCTTCCTTTTCGACTACGAGCATTTGAAAGAGAATAGCACGAAACCCTCGGCGTTCAACCTCACCGCGGATACCTTGTCCGTCCTCAGTTTTGAGATTGGCCGAGTGTACGACGTCGGTGGAACGTTGACCGTAGGGTTCAAGCTGGTCgaagagaaggagaagaaaaacgTTGTTGTAGCCGTGTGTATTTCATTAG gtTACTACTCGAACATCACTGCCGGTGGAGGGTGCTCTCGTATGGGGAACACAACTGCGGCTGACATTTATGTGAACAGTACAGGGCCATCCACCCTTAACGCACCGTTTCCAGAGCCAGGCGTATGGCATATTACCTTGAAGGCATTTTGCTTAGAAGAGAATTGTCTCTGCATCAAAAGTTGTATAAACGAGACCGCGTGCGAGGATTGCGACTGCATGGGTCCTTGCGACGCCAGGGTGGAGAGCCGCATTTCCTCCTCGCCGTGCATCGAGGGTCGCTGCAATTCGAGAGGAAAGTGCATGCACTACATGAGCGGAGGCTTCGTGTTCGCCGCGTGTCATTGTACAGGCGCTTATCGAGGATTCGACTGCGCGGACGACGCTTACGTCCTCAGCAATAGCGACATCATTGTCCGTGTCCTGTTGCTGACGTTCAGCAACCTGGCGTTTATCGGCTCGATATACGTTGCCGTGCGCAGGGAATATTTTACAGAGGCTATTGTTTACGCGGCTGTGATGTTCTTCTCCACGTTCTATCACGCCTGCGAGGCCGGGGAGGATGTTTACAGCATGTGCATAATGAGATTAAGCGTGTTGCAGTTCTGTGACTTCTTCAACGCCCTCCTGTCCATCTGGGTGACCCTGGTGGCGATGGCTTCCTTTGGACCAAAGCTTACCGCATTTTGTCAAATAACCGGCGCCGTTGTTCTCGCCATGAGCGCTGAAATGGACCGCACAGCCCTCTGGGTGTTCCTTTTGCCAGCTGTAAGCGGCTTCGCTTTGATCGGATTCTCTTGGGGATTGAGGTGCAGGAGGAGAGGCACCGTTCGTTATCCATTACGTCCTTATAG AAGCATTTATTTTCCGGCTGGTCTCCTTCTAGTCTCCCTTGGTCTGGTCTGCTACGCGTTCCTGCAAACGCGAAAGAATTACTACATTGTTCACAGTCTGTGGCACGTGTGCGTCGCCATAGGAGTCGTGTTACTTTTACCTAAGCGACAGTACATGAAATGA